Proteins found in one Macrobrachium nipponense isolate FS-2020 chromosome 35, ASM1510439v2, whole genome shotgun sequence genomic segment:
- the LOC135208563 gene encoding proton myo-inositol cotransporter-like isoform X2, producing MGQRDAPRVPASVYLLAAFGAIGGFLFGYDTGVVSGAMILIRDEFRLNTVWHEAIISATIGAAWLSSLVAGRATDLYGRRVVILFASIVFCVGAVMMGAAPEKITLLVGRIIVGVGIGLASMSVPVYLSESAPSEFRGRITVINNVFITGGQFVASVLCGALSYVPHGWRYMLGLAGIPSVIQLAGFVFMPESPRWLVSKGRVSEARDILVKIRSPGADIDGELQAITGAVNEAQEQKTGISQVLRYGPVRKALIVGCLLQLFQQISGINTVMYYSASIITMAGVRDQSTAIWLAAATAFVNFFGTFIGLYLVEKLGRRPLTLGSLLGTTVSLLLLALSFQMAFDHSPEASLPVNGTCDYMSCGVCTSKAQCGFCFMGDVDTVHNSSCVQTNATAYNERSLEGFCSNSTLLEDHVVTYAYDWCPYKYAWLAILGLGLYLLFFSPGMGPMPWTINSEIYPGWARSTCTSLTTSVNWASNLIVSFTFLTLTEVLLKHGTFYLYMGLAGCGTILFYFVLPETRGVPLEEIEGLFSGPLCSLSRHTKKR from the exons ATGGGTCAAAGGGACGCCCCGAGAGTGCCTGCCTCCGTCTACCTGCTGGCGGCCTTTGGAGCCATTGGGGGTTTCCTGTTTGGTTATGACACCGGCGTCGTTTCGGGCGCCATGATTTTGATAAG AGACGAGTTCAGGTTAAACACCGTCTGGCACGAGGCCATCATCTCTGCCACAATTGGGGCTGCGTGGCTGTCATCCCTGGTCGCCGGACGTGCGACTG atcTGTATGGACGTCGCGTAGTCATCTTGTTCGCCAGCATCGTCTTCTGCGTAGGGGCAGTGATGATGGGAGCAGCCCCAGAAAAGATAACTCTTCTTGTTGGGAGAATTATCGTAGGAGTTGGAATCG GTCTGGCATCCATGTCCGTACCAGTTTACCTCAGCGAATCGGCGCCGTCCGAATTCCGGGGTCGTATCACAGTCATCAACAATGTCTTCATCACAGGAGGCCAGTTCGTCGCTTCTGTTCTCTGCGGCGCCCTTTCCTACGTTCCTCATGGCTGGAG gTACATGTTGGGACTCGCAGGGATTCCATCTGTGATACAGCTAGCCGGTTTTGTCTTTATGCCAGAGAGCCCCAGATGGCTGGTGTCCAAAGGGAG GGTGTCAGAGGCCAGGGATATCCTCGTGAAAATCCGATCTCCAGGCGCTGACATTGATGGTGAATTACAGGCCATAACAGGGGCTGTCAATGAAGCACAGGAACAa AAAACAGGAATTAGCCAAGTGTTGCGTTATGGACCTGTAAGGAAAGCTCTTATTGTTGGATGCCTCCTTCAGTTGTTCCAGCAGATCAGTGGAATCAATACTGTCAT GTATTATAGTGCTTCCATCATCACAATGGCTGGGGTTAGGGACCAGTCAACAGCTATCTGGCTGGCAGCAGCCACTGCTTTTGTCAATTTCTTTGGCACATTCATTGGCCTATACTTAGTAGAGAAACTAGGCAGGAGACCTCTTACCTTGGGTTCTCTCTTGGGAACAACTGTTTCACTGCTCCTGTTAGCTCTGAGCTTTCAGATGGCATTTGACCACAGTCCTGAAGCCAGTCTTCCAGTGAATGGTACCTGCGATTATATGTC ATGTGGAGTTTGCACAAGCAAAGCACAATGTGGCTTTTGTTTCATGGGGGATGTTGACACTGTTCATAATTCATCTTGCGTTCAAACCAATGCCACAGCATATAATGAG AGAAGTCTGGAAGGATTCTGTTCCAATTCAACTCTTCTGGAAGACCATGTTGTCACCTACGCGTATGACTGGTGCCCTTACAAGTATGCCTGGTTGGCCATTCTAGGATTGGGTCTCTACCTCTTGTTCTTCTCACCAG GAATGGGACCGATGCCCTGGACGATAAACAGTGAGATATACCCTGGGTGGGCACGTTCCACCTGCACAAGTTTGACCACATCTGTTAATTGGGCATCAAATCTTATTGTCTCATTCACTTTTCTTACCTTAACTGAGGTACTCCTCAAACATG GGACCTTTTATCTCTACATGGGTTTGGCAGGTTGTGGCACCATCCTCTTCTATTTTGTCCTGCCAGAGACAAGAGGTGTCCCTCTCGAAGAaatagagggcctattttctggGCCTCTCTGCTCCCTGTCTCGCCATACAAAGAAGAGATAG
- the LOC135208563 gene encoding proton myo-inositol cotransporter-like isoform X1 — translation MEDIQEPLISSADLRMGQRDAPRVPASVYLLAAFGAIGGFLFGYDTGVVSGAMILIRDEFRLNTVWHEAIISATIGAAWLSSLVAGRATDLYGRRVVILFASIVFCVGAVMMGAAPEKITLLVGRIIVGVGIGLASMSVPVYLSESAPSEFRGRITVINNVFITGGQFVASVLCGALSYVPHGWRYMLGLAGIPSVIQLAGFVFMPESPRWLVSKGRVSEARDILVKIRSPGADIDGELQAITGAVNEAQEQKTGISQVLRYGPVRKALIVGCLLQLFQQISGINTVMYYSASIITMAGVRDQSTAIWLAAATAFVNFFGTFIGLYLVEKLGRRPLTLGSLLGTTVSLLLLALSFQMAFDHSPEASLPVNGTCDYMSCGVCTSKAQCGFCFMGDVDTVHNSSCVQTNATAYNERSLEGFCSNSTLLEDHVVTYAYDWCPYKYAWLAILGLGLYLLFFSPGMGPMPWTINSEIYPGWARSTCTSLTTSVNWASNLIVSFTFLTLTEVLLKHGTFYLYMGLAGCGTILFYFVLPETRGVPLEEIEGLFSGPLCSLSRHTKKR, via the exons ACCTGAGGATGGGTCAAAGGGACGCCCCGAGAGTGCCTGCCTCCGTCTACCTGCTGGCGGCCTTTGGAGCCATTGGGGGTTTCCTGTTTGGTTATGACACCGGCGTCGTTTCGGGCGCCATGATTTTGATAAG AGACGAGTTCAGGTTAAACACCGTCTGGCACGAGGCCATCATCTCTGCCACAATTGGGGCTGCGTGGCTGTCATCCCTGGTCGCCGGACGTGCGACTG atcTGTATGGACGTCGCGTAGTCATCTTGTTCGCCAGCATCGTCTTCTGCGTAGGGGCAGTGATGATGGGAGCAGCCCCAGAAAAGATAACTCTTCTTGTTGGGAGAATTATCGTAGGAGTTGGAATCG GTCTGGCATCCATGTCCGTACCAGTTTACCTCAGCGAATCGGCGCCGTCCGAATTCCGGGGTCGTATCACAGTCATCAACAATGTCTTCATCACAGGAGGCCAGTTCGTCGCTTCTGTTCTCTGCGGCGCCCTTTCCTACGTTCCTCATGGCTGGAG gTACATGTTGGGACTCGCAGGGATTCCATCTGTGATACAGCTAGCCGGTTTTGTCTTTATGCCAGAGAGCCCCAGATGGCTGGTGTCCAAAGGGAG GGTGTCAGAGGCCAGGGATATCCTCGTGAAAATCCGATCTCCAGGCGCTGACATTGATGGTGAATTACAGGCCATAACAGGGGCTGTCAATGAAGCACAGGAACAa AAAACAGGAATTAGCCAAGTGTTGCGTTATGGACCTGTAAGGAAAGCTCTTATTGTTGGATGCCTCCTTCAGTTGTTCCAGCAGATCAGTGGAATCAATACTGTCAT GTATTATAGTGCTTCCATCATCACAATGGCTGGGGTTAGGGACCAGTCAACAGCTATCTGGCTGGCAGCAGCCACTGCTTTTGTCAATTTCTTTGGCACATTCATTGGCCTATACTTAGTAGAGAAACTAGGCAGGAGACCTCTTACCTTGGGTTCTCTCTTGGGAACAACTGTTTCACTGCTCCTGTTAGCTCTGAGCTTTCAGATGGCATTTGACCACAGTCCTGAAGCCAGTCTTCCAGTGAATGGTACCTGCGATTATATGTC ATGTGGAGTTTGCACAAGCAAAGCACAATGTGGCTTTTGTTTCATGGGGGATGTTGACACTGTTCATAATTCATCTTGCGTTCAAACCAATGCCACAGCATATAATGAG AGAAGTCTGGAAGGATTCTGTTCCAATTCAACTCTTCTGGAAGACCATGTTGTCACCTACGCGTATGACTGGTGCCCTTACAAGTATGCCTGGTTGGCCATTCTAGGATTGGGTCTCTACCTCTTGTTCTTCTCACCAG GAATGGGACCGATGCCCTGGACGATAAACAGTGAGATATACCCTGGGTGGGCACGTTCCACCTGCACAAGTTTGACCACATCTGTTAATTGGGCATCAAATCTTATTGTCTCATTCACTTTTCTTACCTTAACTGAGGTACTCCTCAAACATG GGACCTTTTATCTCTACATGGGTTTGGCAGGTTGTGGCACCATCCTCTTCTATTTTGTCCTGCCAGAGACAAGAGGTGTCCCTCTCGAAGAaatagagggcctattttctggGCCTCTCTGCTCCCTGTCTCGCCATACAAAGAAGAGATAG